The following is a genomic window from Aminiphilus circumscriptus DSM 16581.
ACCGAACGAAACGTACTCCCTCACGGTGCCCCACACCTTCGAAACGCCGGGGTCGCGCCGGGTGTTTCTGCGGGTGGTGCCCAAGGTGGGCGATCCTCCCGAGGACAACACGGCGACGGTCTTCGTGCCGGTGAAGGGTGATTCCGGGTCGGGGTGTTCCGTCGGTTCGGCGGGTGCGGGCACAGCGGCGCTCCTGCTCGCGTTGCCGCTCTTCCTGCTGCGCTGCCGGTGAGAAGAGCGTCCTTCGCGGCTCCGGTGCAAAGGCTCCAGGACAGACAAGAGGAAGCAACGCGGGCTGGCGCGACTCCCGAGGAGGTGTGACATCTCCGGGACCGGCGCGACTCCCGCAGAGGCGTGACATCTCCGGGACCCGCGCTCCCTGTGTGAGCAACGCGGACTGATGAGATCCCCGCAGGCGCATGTATTCGCCCGCGGGGATCTCGTTTTCGCCGCCCCTGCCTGCCCCAAGGGCGCGGAGCGTTTCGCCGGAGCGGGGTGCGGGCGAAGAAAGCGGCGCATCCTTGCCGCTTCGGGCTCCGGCAGTTGTGTGCGTCAAGTTGTGCAAAAAGGTTTTCATGGTGTTTGGCGGCCGTCTGCGGCGATTAGCCACACTTTTCCAAGAGTGCCTTTTTGTGTTCGATCAACAGGTCCATGTTGAGGTAGCGACTGGACTCCAGCCACGCCTCGTGGGTTTCGACGCAAAGTGCCCGTATCAGGCGCTGACATGCATCGGTGTTTGGGAAGATACGGACGACCCGGGTCCTTCTCTTGATCTCTTCGTTGAGCCGTTCCAGCATGTTGGTTGACTTCAGATGCTTGTGATGTGCTCTGGGAAGCCGGTAGAAGGTCAGCGTCTCCTCTATGTTCTCCTCCACCCAGTCAACAAGCTTCGGATATTTCCTCTGCCATTTGGTGATCCAGGACGTCAGATCCCGGTGGGCCTCCATAATGTCCCGGCGGTCGTAGATCCAGCGGAGTTCCTGGAGACAATCGTCATCGGCCTTACGGGGCAGATGATCCAGAGCATTCCGCAGAAAATGGACGTAGCAACGCTGCCAAGATGCTTCGAGCAGGGTCTCTCCGATGGCCGAACGAAGTCCTGCGTGGTCGTCGGATACCACGAATTCGACACCGCGCAAACCCCGTAGCTTGAGCCCGAGAAGAAACTCTTTCCAACTGCTTGCCGTTTCACGGGGAGCCAATTCCACCGCCAAGATCTGCCGCTGCCCCTCCCGGTTGATTCCGATGGCGATCTGTACCGCCTGGGAACGGATAACTCCGTTCTCGCGAACTTTCTCGTAGCGAGCATCCAGAATCAAATACGGGTACTCTTCGTCAAGGGGACGGTTCGCAAAACGAGACAGGGCTTCATCGAGACCTTTGTTGATGGCGCTGATGCTGCTCGCGGAAAAACGATGTCCGCACAATTCCTCGGTGATCGCCGTCACTTTGCGCGTGGACACGCCCTGCACATACATTTCCGCCAGAGCCGCCACCAATGCCTTCTCACTGCGCTGATAACGCTCGAACAGTGCCGTGGAGAATTCTCCGTTGCGGTCTCTGGGAATCCGCAGTTCCAGCTTGCCGATTCGCGTGACCAGACTTCGGGTATAGTAGCCTGACCGATAACCCGTACGTTCTGTGTTGCGCTCATGTCGTTCGGCTCCAAGGAGTTCCGTCATTTCCCCGTCAAGGATTTCTTGCAGCACTTCCTTCATCAGGGTCTTCAGGGCGTCCGTTTCGTTCCCGAAAAGGGCTTTCATTCCAGCGAAACGACTGCTATGCTTCTTTCCGGTCATGGTGTATCGCCTCCTAAGGGCTAGGGTTGCTTGTGCGCTGCAGACAACCTACACCATGACCTTCTTTTTTTGAATCCCCCTCCGCAAGCACTTTTTGCACACTCTTTAGAGCATAATCGCTCCGGCCTCTGGGCGGCGCGTGTGCGCCCGGGGCTGTCTTCAGGGGTGGAAGGTCTCGTTCGGGCGTCGTGACACCGGTGCTTTTGCTGTCTCCGCCCGTCGCCGGGTGCTATACTTTTCGTGATGCCCGGCGCCTGGGGCGCCCTCGTGTGTTCC
Proteins encoded in this region:
- a CDS encoding IS256 family transposase, whose protein sequence is MKALFGNETDALKTLMKEVLQEILDGEMTELLGAERHERNTERTGYRSGYYTRSLVTRIGKLELRIPRDRNGEFSTALFERYQRSEKALVAALAEMYVQGVSTRKVTAITEELCGHRFSASSISAINKGLDEALSRFANRPLDEEYPYLILDARYEKVRENGVIRSQAVQIAIGINREGQRQILAVELAPRETASSWKEFLLGLKLRGLRGVEFVVSDDHAGLRSAIGETLLEASWQRCYVHFLRNALDHLPRKADDDCLQELRWIYDRRDIMEAHRDLTSWITKWQRKYPKLVDWVEENIEETLTFYRLPRAHHKHLKSTNMLERLNEEIKRRTRVVRIFPNTDACQRLIRALCVETHEAWLESSRYLNMDLLIEHKKALLEKCG